The following proteins are co-located in the Sphingobacteriia bacterium genome:
- a CDS encoding ankyrin repeat domain-containing protein — MSKEQLPELNNPNLLDNLPEEIIWEIIKDFSLKDVNAFISSSKYNQKLYTKFIEGLKKRIKEGNFKGSPIEIIALYRLYEKAFETRDITTLLKLPMHIKVIDLLHKKYQRHPFTNLVIWAFVNENVKLQQELSFPHNFSDNVEIQEQQNAPNLLQGFPGNLFQGFPGNFFQGLPVNAAPLFPIFGQVNQAVEPSALPVENNYEEVFTEEELQTLRLYEGVSGVTPFGTIANQIQLRDILALDDTQVTEEHVKKLHVLIKDRKTLFTKGNISVASNEVKEVLLTYQELINQAIKILKNQNGFGLETLQNLLESGLNPNAIGNPLSYLNPMNMNIEALKELITNGFNCKAYFKSSERSAEDGIKQYINIIHAATQLQFLFTNSTDVLKELIPLFIENGADINGNNFYYYYNDYKNYNYTYTPITPLHQALDSNTFSQSLNITSILIDYGASMNIFSKNCIMSIDGSEFKIDERSLLDQICFSYDPMDSKKFLLNKLKEFGFDFNIKDSKGRTFIHKMYQAIFQHGLRKFYDEKLKPLLPILIELGVDVNAQDNEGNTILHYATQDLSYAHIHILVDLYKHIDMDLSIKNYMGQTIEEMAKVMRPVSFKPMLEICYTAGLNLIKLNLLRKKIANPSLNITLNPEHMNKETIKILLNNKAIIRPPFNKFQQTPLHIAVINSDVKEVRRLLNEGAPVDIKDCYGNTPLHYAFGAKGPYEYKFAAPNPIILVELYSHKFNYIFDFKAISTTVDDLINFMPNNAQIRPWTLADGVHNYNILQFLLAVKIIIKQEKEIKRLENDLKNAMAQYYSGLNTHSFEQSKRKKDDEDDNDRSFKRIKVEQTLNNGFQQSRK; from the coding sequence ATGAGTAAAGAGCAATTACCTGAATTAAATAACCCAAACCTATTAGACAACCTTCCTGAGGAAATTATATGGGAGATAATTAAAGATTTTTCTTTAAAGGATGTTAATGCTTTTATATCTAGCTCTAAATATAATCAAAAGCTTTACACGAAATTTATCGAGGGATTAAAGAAGAGGATTAAAGAAGGTAATTTTAAAGGTTCACCTATTGAAATTATAGCTCTTTATAGATTATACGAAAAAGCTTTTGAAACTAGAGATATTACAACTCTTCTTAAGCTGCCAATGCATATTAAGGTAATTGATTTACTTCATAAAAAATATCAAAGGCATCCATTTACTAACCTTGTTATATGGGCTTTTGTAAATGAAAACGTAAAACTTCAACAAGAATTGTCATTTCCTCATAACTTTTCAGATAATGTAGAAATACAAGAACAGCAAAATGCACCTAATTTATTACAAGGGTTTCCAGGTAATCTCTTTCAAGGTTTTCCAGGTAATTTTTTTCAAGGACTCCCAGTTAATGCAGCTCCATTATTTCCTATATTTGGCCAAGTAAATCAAGCAGTTGAACCTTCTGCTCTTCCTGTGGAAAATAATTATGAAGAAGTTTTTACTGAAGAAGAATTGCAAACATTAAGACTTTATGAAGGAGTAAGTGGAGTAACACCTTTTGGTACGATTGCTAACCAAATTCAGCTTCGTGATATTCTAGCACTAGATGATACCCAAGTAACAGAAGAACATGTCAAAAAATTACATGTTCTAATTAAAGATAGAAAAACATTATTTACAAAAGGAAATATAAGTGTCGCTTCTAACGAAGTAAAAGAAGTTTTGTTAACCTATCAAGAACTTATAAATCAAGCTATTAAAATTCTTAAAAACCAAAATGGATTTGGATTAGAAACCTTACAAAATTTATTAGAAAGTGGTTTAAACCCTAACGCTATTGGTAACCCTTTATCCTATTTAAATCCTATGAATATGAATATTGAAGCGCTTAAGGAATTGATTACAAATGGATTTAATTGCAAAGCATATTTTAAATCTTCTGAAAGATCTGCTGAAGATGGTATTAAGCAATATATAAATATAATTCATGCAGCCACGCAATTACAATTTTTGTTTACGAATTCTACTGATGTTCTTAAGGAATTAATTCCATTATTTATTGAAAATGGAGCAGATATTAACGGTAATAATTTTTACTATTATTACAATGATTATAAAAACTACAATTACACTTATACGCCTATAACTCCTCTTCACCAGGCATTAGACTCAAATACCTTCAGCCAGTCGTTAAATATTACCAGTATATTAATAGATTATGGTGCCAGCATGAATATTTTTTCTAAAAACTGCATCATGAGTATTGACGGAAGTGAGTTTAAAATAGATGAAAGAAGCCTTTTAGATCAAATTTGTTTTTCTTATGATCCAATGGACTCTAAAAAATTCTTATTAAATAAACTTAAAGAATTTGGTTTTGATTTTAATATCAAAGATAGTAAAGGAAGAACTTTTATACATAAAATGTACCAAGCAATTTTTCAACATGGATTACGCAAATTTTATGATGAAAAATTAAAACCGCTATTACCTATTCTTATTGAACTTGGTGTTGATGTAAACGCGCAAGATAACGAAGGAAATACAATTCTACATTATGCAACTCAAGATTTAAGCTATGCACATATTCACATATTAGTAGATTTATATAAACATATAGATATGGATCTTTCGATTAAAAATTATATGGGACAAACAATTGAGGAAATGGCCAAAGTAATGAGGCCTGTAAGTTTTAAACCTATGTTAGAGATATGTTATACTGCCGGATTAAATTTAATAAAATTAAATTTACTTCGTAAGAAAATTGCTAATCCTTCTTTAAATATTACACTTAACCCTGAGCATATGAATAAGGAAACTATAAAAATTTTACTTAATAATAAAGCAATTATTAGACCTCCGTTTAATAAGTTTCAACAAACTCCTCTTCACATTGCTGTAATAAATAGTGATGTAAAAGAAGTGCGTCGTTTATTAAATGAAGGCGCACCCGTTGATATAAAAGATTGCTATGGCAATACTCCTTTACATTATGCATTTGGAGCTAAAGGACCTTATGAGTATAAATTTGCTGCACCTAATCCTATAATTTTAGTTGAGTTATATAGTCATAAATTCAATTATATTTTTGATTTTAAAGCTATAAGCACAACAGTGGATGATCTTATTAACTTTATGCCTAATAATGCTCAAATAAGACCATGGACACTTGCTGACGGTGTACATAATTATAATATTCTTCAGTTCTTACTTGCAGTTAAAATAATTATTAAGCAAGAAAAAGAAATTAAAAGACTTGAGAACGACCTTAAAAACGCCATGGCACAATATTATTCCGGCTTAAATACGCACTCATTTGAACAATCAAAAAGAAAAAAAGATGATGAAGATGATAATGATAGATCATTTAAAAGAATAAAAGTTGAACAAACACTTAATAATGGTTTTCAACAAAGTAGAAAATGA
- a CDS encoding ankyrin repeat domain-containing protein: MSKEQLTQININHIPDEILLMFFEYLSEKDIRPFSLTTKHYNNLVSSVIEQTKKNILAGKKFKGTPVEVFTLTKLYVEALESRDIETLLKLPIHIKTIQFLRKSYTYHPFTNLIISSYFNHIKGLQESLNFKCYAQYTENHPWFPNDEFAFEAQELMVPRMVSLTFEKPSNEIFTNEELKILRLYDGVSDVTPFATIANQIQLRDILEAKTVTEEDIQKLHVLIKDKKTLFTDENIEISVEEINDILTDYMELNIQYAADFEHYESKSNKDDDIFITNLTDLLDKGANPNYNHDNSNPLEDLLRKGASLEVIKFLLDKTSNPKIYSVCFIDEYAYYYQNIFHMLVEAETDLYSDYTSLIKMFVEHGIDIDTPNFYLKDEQYPITPLQNAINIKKINLAYALIKNGANLNSIFYADFYRVKNYEMTILDMILSIDDQKKITPLLQALTLRKFDFNIKDSKGRTFIHKFFESFLDPDFNNIYSFETLELFIKSGGDVNSQDNEGNTALHYLIKKEKPSLFAIQTLLQNGIDTSIKNNEGKTVFDIADKEVTIEFNNILDVCLQAAMAESIIHSHSQRITQISGNYLLPSSVMNNIQSSSKSQNSEIYKINQHGLTLLHFAVINNDLKEVQRLLSLGAFIDYKDNFGNTPLHYALGAKAPFDYQFNKPNISIISELCRFRHNLYSNSGNHLFLVDINESIKSITNNSEQSLTDLATPEYVYDFSDLLKLVSNAVELYKKAVVLENELKRIQLELQQLTIRATPPIQFIKPVKWNEKRNRYDDEDDNDNDRSPKRAKIEQEQNNYNYRG; encoded by the coding sequence ATGAGTAAAGAACAGTTAACACAAATAAACATAAACCATATACCTGATGAAATTTTATTAATGTTTTTTGAATATTTATCTGAAAAAGATATTAGACCATTTTCTTTAACTACAAAACATTACAATAATTTAGTTAGCTCTGTTATTGAACAAACTAAAAAAAATATTTTAGCTGGAAAGAAGTTTAAGGGCACACCCGTTGAAGTATTCACACTTACTAAGCTTTACGTTGAGGCTTTAGAAAGCAGAGATATTGAAACCTTACTTAAATTACCAATACACATTAAAACAATTCAATTTTTACGTAAAAGTTATACGTATCACCCTTTTACAAACTTAATTATATCAAGTTATTTTAATCATATTAAAGGCCTTCAGGAAAGTTTAAATTTCAAATGTTACGCTCAATATACTGAAAATCACCCGTGGTTCCCAAATGATGAATTTGCTTTTGAAGCACAGGAGCTTATGGTACCAAGAATGGTAAGCTTAACTTTTGAAAAACCCTCAAATGAAATTTTTACTAATGAAGAATTAAAAATATTAAGGCTTTATGATGGCGTAAGTGACGTTACTCCATTTGCAACAATTGCTAACCAAATTCAGTTACGCGATATTTTAGAGGCTAAGACAGTTACTGAAGAAGATATTCAAAAATTACACGTTTTAATTAAAGATAAAAAAACACTTTTTACAGATGAAAATATAGAAATTTCAGTTGAAGAAATAAATGACATTCTAACTGATTATATGGAATTAAATATACAATATGCAGCTGATTTTGAACATTATGAAAGTAAATCTAATAAAGATGATGATATTTTTATTACTAATCTTACCGATTTATTAGATAAAGGAGCTAATCCTAATTATAATCATGATAATTCTAATCCATTAGAAGATTTATTAAGAAAAGGCGCTTCGCTTGAAGTTATAAAATTTTTGCTTGATAAGACCTCTAATCCTAAAATTTACTCTGTATGTTTTATTGATGAATATGCGTATTATTATCAAAACATTTTCCATATGCTAGTTGAAGCTGAGACTGATTTATATTCTGACTACACAAGCTTAATTAAAATGTTTGTTGAACATGGAATTGATATTGATACTCCAAACTTCTATTTAAAAGATGAACAGTATCCAATTACTCCATTACAAAATGCTATAAACATCAAAAAAATTAATCTTGCTTATGCCTTAATTAAAAATGGCGCAAATTTAAATAGTATTTTCTATGCAGATTTTTATAGAGTTAAAAATTACGAAATGACTATTTTGGATATGATACTTAGCATAGATGACCAAAAAAAAATTACACCTTTACTTCAAGCTTTAACTTTAAGGAAATTTGATTTTAATATTAAAGACAGTAAAGGAAGAACTTTTATACATAAATTCTTTGAATCTTTCCTAGACCCTGATTTTAATAACATTTATTCCTTTGAAACCTTAGAATTATTTATTAAATCAGGTGGGGATGTGAATAGCCAGGATAATGAAGGTAACACTGCGCTTCATTATTTAATTAAAAAAGAAAAACCATCTTTATTCGCAATTCAAACATTACTTCAAAATGGAATTGACACTTCCATTAAAAATAATGAAGGTAAAACTGTTTTCGATATTGCTGACAAAGAAGTTACTATAGAATTTAATAATATATTAGATGTATGTTTACAAGCTGCAATGGCTGAATCAATAATTCATTCACATAGTCAAAGAATTACCCAAATTTCGGGAAATTATTTATTACCAAGTTCTGTAATGAATAATATTCAATCATCAAGTAAATCACAAAATTCAGAAATTTATAAAATAAATCAGCATGGTTTAACTCTTCTTCATTTTGCCGTTATTAATAATGACTTAAAGGAAGTGCAACGTTTGCTAAGCTTAGGGGCATTTATTGACTATAAAGATAACTTTGGTAATACCCCTCTTCATTATGCATTAGGTGCAAAAGCACCGTTTGATTACCAGTTCAATAAACCTAACATTTCGATTATCAGTGAATTATGTAGATTTAGACATAACCTTTATTCTAACTCAGGAAACCATTTATTTTTAGTGGATATCAACGAAAGTATAAAATCTATTACCAATAATTCAGAACAAAGTCTCACAGATCTTGCTACGCCAGAATATGTTTATGATTTTTCAGATTTATTAAAACTCGTTTCAAATGCAGTAGAGCTATATAAAAAAGCAGTAGTGCTTGAAAATGAGCTTAAACGTATACAGCTTGAATTACAACAATTAACTATACGCGCTACTCCTCCTATCCAATTTATTAAACCTGTAAAATGGAATGAAAAAAGAAACAGATACGATGATGAAGATGATAACGATAACGATAGATCGCCTAAAAGAGCAAAGATTGAACAAGAACAAAATAATTATAATTATAGAGGATAA
- a CDS encoding ankyrin repeat domain-containing protein: MAKLQDIDFNNLTKLPTEIIAEILKNLTKKELAEFYFVEKKAKDYLKAAYTLAKNRILNGKFENHAIEIKVLRNLYKKAIIERDIKTLLKLPMHTEVINFLASDLKYSKLRLSKIIIHSFINFIDELQNEINFKKSIRLYQEVMEKPDTYSKYFVNGVKESIKPCFTEKELNILRSYKGLSGVTPFATIATQIQLRDILEAKEITEVHIKKLHTLIKDRKTLFTDDNIEDAPEEVQNILEYYQNLNHRLIEELAKKPINFVMLEELIKEGANVNYYTYQENKENEDFSNYEALLHYALYQDCECEVIKFLLDNGANVHSISENTRSGYQGTALHHALELETLTERDNIITLLLTYGADVNELNGDPSIWVEGDFCYNPPLYTALSNERYEWALKLIDMGTDVNFVTGKNLKDDPIAFEILKTLEDQNNEHALKIIEKALEKGMNINVKGCEGRTYLHNLALYRHNACYSVPHGLTLVEAKQLAEIKRKYAFNNIPLLIKLGADINIQDDMGNTPLHSYIKNSYPPKIDIILKLIKWGARLDIKNKPKRLLQGWEVEAVDINANPLTPHFPSQTPIDKIKEKEISCKKFLINEVEILRLRRAEFKLLQQKLEYIKKPHDHSYPLNINDLTNISTPRDEFGMTPIHHIVFAENGENYVERLVTNYKIDINAFDSFGNTALHYALKVKAPSYYNLLYKDYNINLIIKLIENGAAIEIFNGILKSNLKDENSLNIIATINLALELEKAVNQRIERLNKKISRLHSQIEALSTSINLKNNKRKRDDEEDNYPLAKRGKFEQEQNNNNFREYTK, encoded by the coding sequence ATGGCAAAACTACAAGATATTGATTTTAATAACCTTACAAAATTACCCACAGAAATTATAGCTGAAATATTGAAGAATCTTACGAAAAAAGAATTAGCAGAATTTTATTTTGTAGAAAAGAAGGCAAAAGATTACCTTAAAGCGGCATATACTTTAGCTAAAAACCGCATTTTAAATGGGAAGTTTGAAAATCATGCTATTGAAATAAAGGTTTTACGTAATTTATATAAAAAAGCTATTATAGAAAGAGATATTAAAACCTTGCTTAAACTACCAATGCATACCGAGGTAATCAATTTTTTAGCAAGCGATTTAAAATATTCTAAGCTCAGGTTAAGTAAAATAATAATTCATAGCTTTATTAATTTTATAGATGAGCTTCAAAATGAAATAAATTTCAAAAAAAGTATAAGGTTATATCAAGAAGTGATGGAAAAACCTGATACTTATTCAAAGTATTTTGTAAATGGAGTTAAGGAATCAATTAAACCTTGTTTTACGGAAAAAGAACTTAATATTTTAAGAAGCTACAAAGGTTTAAGCGGTGTTACACCTTTCGCAACTATTGCTACTCAAATTCAGTTACGTGATATTCTTGAAGCAAAAGAAATAACAGAAGTACATATTAAAAAATTACATACTTTAATTAAAGACAGAAAAACACTTTTCACTGATGATAATATAGAGGATGCGCCCGAGGAAGTTCAAAATATACTTGAGTATTATCAAAACTTGAATCACAGATTAATTGAAGAACTTGCAAAAAAGCCGATAAATTTTGTAATGCTTGAAGAGTTAATTAAAGAAGGCGCAAACGTAAATTACTATACCTATCAAGAGAATAAAGAGAATGAAGATTTCAGTAACTATGAAGCGTTACTTCATTATGCTTTATATCAAGATTGTGAGTGTGAAGTTATTAAATTCTTACTTGATAATGGTGCAAATGTTCATTCAATAAGTGAAAATACAAGGAGTGGCTATCAAGGTACAGCTCTTCATCATGCGTTAGAATTAGAAACTCTTACAGAGCGAGATAATATTATTACATTACTACTTACTTATGGTGCCGATGTTAATGAATTAAATGGCGATCCATCCATATGGGTAGAAGGAGATTTTTGTTACAATCCACCTTTATATACAGCTTTAAGTAATGAAAGATATGAATGGGCACTTAAGTTAATTGATATGGGAACAGATGTTAATTTTGTAACAGGAAAAAACTTAAAAGATGACCCGATTGCTTTTGAAATACTTAAAACTCTTGAGGATCAAAATAATGAGCACGCATTAAAAATTATAGAAAAAGCTTTAGAAAAAGGCATGAATATAAATGTTAAAGGTTGCGAAGGCAGAACTTATCTTCATAATCTTGCACTTTATAGGCATAATGCCTGTTATAGCGTACCTCATGGCCTAACTCTTGTAGAAGCAAAACAACTTGCAGAAATAAAACGCAAATATGCGTTTAATAATATTCCATTGCTTATAAAACTTGGCGCAGATATAAATATACAGGATGATATGGGTAATACTCCTTTACATTCATATATAAAAAATTCATACCCACCTAAAATTGACATAATTCTAAAATTAATTAAATGGGGTGCAAGATTAGATATTAAAAATAAACCAAAACGATTACTTCAGGGTTGGGAAGTCGAAGCTGTTGATATAAATGCAAACCCATTAACTCCACATTTTCCTTCACAAACACCGATAGATAAAATTAAAGAAAAAGAAATAAGCTGCAAAAAATTTCTAATAAATGAAGTTGAAATATTAAGACTGAGAAGAGCAGAATTTAAACTTTTACAACAAAAGTTAGAATATATAAAAAAACCACACGATCACTCATATCCACTTAATATTAATGATTTAACTAACATATCTACGCCAAGAGATGAATTTGGAATGACACCAATTCATCATATTGTATTTGCAGAAAATGGCGAGAATTATGTAGAAAGGTTGGTAACAAATTACAAAATTGATATAAACGCATTCGATAGTTTTGGTAATACAGCACTTCACTATGCGTTAAAAGTAAAAGCTCCATCATATTATAATTTACTTTATAAAGACTATAACATTAATTTAATTATTAAATTAATAGAAAATGGCGCTGCAATAGAAATATTTAATGGAATCTTAAAATCTAATTTAAAAGACGAAAATAGTTTAAATATTATAGCTACTATAAATTTAGCTTTAGAGCTTGAAAAAGCAGTAAACCAACGAATTGAAAGATTAAATAAAAAAATATCACGCCTTCATTCCCAAATAGAAGCTTTATCAACATCTATTAATCTTAAAAATAATAAAAGAAAAAGAGATGATGAAGAAGATAATTACCCTTTAGCTAAAAGAGGGAAGTTTGAACAAGAGCAAAATAATAATAATTTTAGAGAGTATACAAAATGA
- a CDS encoding DsbA family protein, protein MIRNNKKKGNLKYILITLAAVVMYFTFQDQVDSYVNAKALSSDEAKANTNVNDTKLKDIIRNEIRITLQENPEIVIDALKAYEKKEYEKRASESNNLIEKNINEINEINNIPYAGTKHGKNIVVQFFDYNCSFCRKAAETVEELSKEDKNTVFIFRDLPILGENSEFASQVGVAVFKIKPEAYKDYYFKVFNSFTKDKETLKAIAISLGINKDELDEALKSSFVSEFLNKNRDLARKLQLPGTPYFIVNNKVYNGNISAESLKQALNR, encoded by the coding sequence ATGATAAGAAACAATAAGAAAAAGGGGAATTTAAAATATATTTTAATAACATTAGCAGCTGTAGTTATGTATTTTACTTTCCAAGATCAAGTAGATAGTTATGTAAATGCAAAAGCTCTAAGCTCAGATGAAGCAAAAGCTAATACAAATGTAAATGATACTAAATTAAAAGATATTATTAGAAACGAAATTCGTATTACTCTTCAAGAAAATCCTGAAATTGTAATTGATGCTCTAAAAGCTTATGAAAAAAAAGAATATGAAAAAAGAGCAAGTGAAAGTAATAATTTAATTGAAAAAAATATTAATGAAATTAATGAAATAAACAATATTCCATATGCTGGTACTAAACATGGTAAAAATATTGTAGTACAATTTTTTGATTATAATTGCAGCTTTTGCCGTAAAGCCGCTGAAACAGTAGAAGAGTTATCAAAAGAAGATAAAAATACTGTGTTTATTTTTAGAGACCTCCCAATTTTAGGTGAAAACTCTGAATTTGCATCTCAAGTTGGCGTGGCGGTTTTTAAAATAAAACCTGAGGCTTATAAGGATTATTACTTTAAAGTATTTAATAGCTTTACAAAAGATAAAGAAACTTTGAAAGCTATTGCAATTAGTCTTGGTATTAACAAAGATGAGTTAGATGAAGCTTTAAAAAGCTCATTTGTAAGTGAATTTTTAAATAAAAATAGAGATTTAGCTCGTAAACTCCAGTTACCAGGAACCCCTTACTTTATAGTTAATAACAAAGTTTATAATGGTAATATAAGCGCAGAAAGTTTAAAACAAGCTTTAAATCGCTAA
- a CDS encoding DNA-3-methyladenine glycosylase, translated as MKKLDRSFYEQDSLEVARSLLGKTLVFNNYKGIITETEAYMGFEDPASHAFRGRTKRTEIMFGEAGFSYVYLIYGMYYCLNFVTEKKDFPSAILIRGLLIYEPVKLLLDGPGKICKLLGITKEQNGVDIINSENFYVADTGQTLEYSVSSRIGIKTGLDKMWRFVANLKNTPLTN; from the coding sequence ATGAAAAAACTAGATCGCAGCTTTTATGAACAAGATTCTTTGGAAGTAGCAAGAAGCTTGTTAGGGAAAACCTTAGTTTTCAATAATTATAAAGGTATTATTACTGAGACAGAAGCATATATGGGATTTGAGGATCCTGCTTCTCATGCTTTTAGAGGAAGAACTAAAAGAACTGAAATTATGTTTGGTGAAGCTGGATTTTCCTATGTTTATCTAATATATGGCATGTATTATTGCTTAAATTTTGTTACCGAAAAGAAAGATTTTCCCTCCGCAATATTAATCAGAGGTTTATTAATTTATGAGCCTGTTAAATTATTACTTGATGGACCTGGAAAAATTTGTAAACTCTTAGGTATAACAAAAGAACAAAATGGTGTGGATATTATAAACTCTGAAAATTTTTATGTTGCTGATACTGGACAAACATTAGAATATAGTGTTAGTTCTCGTATAGGTATTAAAACAGGTTTAGATAAAATGTGGCGTTTTGTTGCTAACCTAAAAAATACTCCTTTAACAAATTAA
- a CDS encoding DUF3857 domain-containing protein yields the protein MIKNILKMTLILLTLSLPAEARWATIEDAPLEIQVYNENMKVNADGTSENIIEIKQKILKESARARASNYTLYYNGDSSKITILEAKTIYQGKEYKVNADLIEDKPLASAPSGFDQQRQILIAYPKVEIGSEVYIKYSFKELKPVLNNYFATKVNLIGGYIKNYNLNLTSEMPLHIKVNDPENVLRVTNQKKDNLNKLSIKLTKPFYRDVVNEPQNGVINNKHLTWVSISSVKEWDELGKRLGAGYEKVINQPLPETFKNILNEASKGKTEVEQINIVTSLLNDKIQYMGDWRSIAGRYFPRNLALIESSQIGDCKDFTASTASILKHLGFKVQPAAVLRGTNNMSFYGGLPDVSDFNHAFLKVTGKLGKVYWIDPTNFISMADGMFADVAEKMALVLDSKNPSYEKTNSIDPNHSQVVSIKEIEKINGKVANSGHLILKGEQATDYAGAKMYLSDQRIRDAIFHRLSGIHLEEENKKELLVPDLSSRIVKDIDFKFKYFQDNQIIRTNLGPGITLDYKWLEFAINNSPDQVSDLLLDFPLTLNKTTVIKNQLIKQISALNYEVNSPWLSVKRKCDFDGKDTVINDVITVKQTFIPSQTLKTREYKSLKHELKKNFLNTLIILDK from the coding sequence ATGATAAAAAATATTTTAAAGATGACCTTAATTTTACTAACTTTATCACTCCCTGCTGAAGCTCGATGGGCAACAATTGAAGATGCTCCACTTGAAATTCAAGTTTATAACGAAAATATGAAAGTAAATGCGGATGGTACAAGTGAAAATATTATTGAAATAAAACAAAAAATCCTTAAAGAATCAGCTCGTGCAAGGGCTTCAAATTACACTCTTTATTATAATGGGGATAGTTCAAAAATCACTATCCTTGAAGCTAAAACCATTTACCAAGGTAAGGAATATAAAGTTAATGCCGACCTTATTGAAGATAAACCTTTAGCAAGCGCACCAAGTGGTTTTGATCAACAACGTCAGATATTAATTGCTTACCCAAAAGTAGAAATTGGATCTGAAGTTTATATAAAATATTCATTTAAAGAATTAAAACCAGTCCTTAACAATTATTTTGCGACTAAAGTAAATTTAATTGGAGGATACATTAAGAATTATAACTTAAACCTAACTTCTGAAATGCCTTTACATATAAAGGTTAATGATCCAGAAAATGTTTTAAGAGTTACCAATCAAAAAAAGGATAATTTAAATAAATTATCTATTAAACTCACTAAGCCTTTTTATAGAGATGTGGTGAATGAACCACAAAATGGAGTTATTAATAACAAACACTTAACCTGGGTTTCGATTTCAAGCGTTAAGGAGTGGGACGAGCTAGGAAAAAGACTTGGTGCAGGATATGAAAAAGTTATTAATCAACCTCTCCCTGAAACATTTAAAAATATTTTAAATGAGGCTTCTAAAGGAAAAACAGAAGTTGAGCAAATTAATATAGTTACTTCACTTTTAAATGACAAAATTCAATATATGGGTGATTGGAGATCAATTGCTGGAAGATATTTTCCAAGAAATTTAGCTCTAATTGAAAGTTCACAAATTGGAGATTGCAAAGACTTTACAGCAAGTACTGCTTCTATATTAAAACATCTTGGCTTTAAAGTGCAGCCTGCGGCAGTTCTTAGAGGCACTAATAATATGTCGTTTTACGGTGGCTTACCTGACGTTAGTGATTTTAACCATGCATTTTTAAAAGTGACTGGAAAATTAGGTAAAGTATATTGGATTGACCCAACTAATTTTATAAGTATGGCCGATGGAATGTTTGCAGATGTGGCAGAAAAAATGGCTTTAGTACTGGATTCTAAAAATCCTTCCTACGAAAAAACAAATTCAATTGATCCTAACCATTCGCAAGTTGTTTCAATTAAGGAAATAGAAAAAATTAATGGCAAGGTTGCAAATTCCGGTCATTTAATTCTTAAAGGTGAACAAGCAACCGATTATGCAGGAGCTAAAATGTATCTTTCTGATCAAAGAATTAGAGATGCTATTTTTCATAGATTAAGCGGAATCCATCTTGAAGAAGAAAATAAAAAAGAATTGTTAGTTCCTGATTTAAGTTCACGAATTGTGAAAGATATTGATTTTAAATTTAAGTATTTTCAAGACAACCAAATTATTAGAACAAACCTAGGGCCTGGCATTACCCTTGATTATAAGTGGTTAGAGTTTGCAATTAATAACTCACCCGATCAAGTAAGCGATTTGTTACTTGATTTTCCTTTAACATTAAACAAAACTACTGTTATTAAAAACCAGTTAATTAAGCAAATAAGTGCTTTAAATTATGAAGTAAATAGCCCCTGGCTTAGTGTAAAAAGAAAATGTGATTTTGATGGTAAAGATACGGTAATTAATGATGTAATTACCGTTAAGCAAACTTTTATTCCAAGCCAAACTTTAAAAACTAGAGAATATAAATCTTTAAAACATGAATTAAAGAAAAACTTTTTAAATACATTAATAATTCTAGATAAGTAA